One window from the genome of Tachypleus tridentatus isolate NWPU-2018 chromosome 11, ASM421037v1, whole genome shotgun sequence encodes:
- the LOC143231696 gene encoding protein FAM200B-like translates to MAGVKKGLVGLIRKQLEDLQLPSTLFIHCIIHQPALCEKDLDISCVLKPVISAVNFIRGHALNHRQFKAFLKDIDWNFYDIPYHTAVRWLSCGKVLSRFYKLRREIDIFIIEKYRADPTWLSELSFLVDITSYMNELNLKLQGKNNLVCDLYRIIKGFQRKLSLFEVHLEGGNLSHFQCFNEFHTGITEDVNLSFRKVLLVI, encoded by the coding sequence atggccggagtaaagaagggtctggtggggctgatcaggaaacagttggaagatcttcaactcccaagcacTCTGTttatacactgcatcatacatcagccaGCACTCTGTgaaaaagacttagatatttcttgtgtactgaaaccagtcatttctgcagtgaatttcattcggggtcatgcacttaatcatcgccagttcaaggcgtttcttaaAGACATTGATTGGAATTTCTATGACAtaccttatcacacggcggtgaggtggctcagctgcggtaaagtcttgtctcgtttttataagctaagaagagaaatagatatatttattatcgagaaatatagagccgatccaacctggttgtcagagttgtcatttttggttgacatcacatcctacatgaatgaattgaacttgaaacttcaggggaagaataaccttgtctgtgatctctatagaatcatcaAAGGATTTcagagaaagctgtcattgtttgaagtacatttggaaggaggaaacctctctcattttcagtgtttcaatgagtttcatactggaatcacagaagatgtcaacctgagTTTCAGAAAagtattattggtgatttaa